From Nitrospirota bacterium, the proteins below share one genomic window:
- a CDS encoding cupin domain-containing protein translates to MLKTSLNECPEFLAGDQTWLRELLHPAKTPLALRYSLAHGKLEPGKRSKWHRLASSEVYYFLAGRGVFTVGDRSVPVEPGSVVYVPPGGKQSLQNDGAVPIEFLCLVDPAWRPQDEEVLE, encoded by the coding sequence GTGCTGAAGACGAGCCTGAACGAATGCCCGGAGTTTCTGGCCGGTGATCAGACCTGGCTGCGGGAACTGCTGCATCCGGCCAAGACGCCGCTGGCCCTCCGGTACAGCCTGGCGCACGGCAAACTGGAGCCGGGCAAACGGTCGAAGTGGCACCGGCTGGCGTCGTCGGAGGTGTATTACTTTCTCGCCGGCCGGGGCGTCTTCACGGTCGGCGACCGATCGGTGCCGGTGGAGCCCGGGTCGGTCGTGTACGTGCCGCCCGGGGGCAAACAGTCGCTGCAGAATGACGGCGCCGTGCCCATCGAGTTCCTGTGTCTCGTGGACCCGGCCTGGCGTCCGCAGGACGAGGAAGTGCTGGAATAA
- the mreC gene encoding rod shape-determining protein MreC: MWMAIFRSTYGTRRLAIVLFALLLSILFLLPGQIHMLLQYLGGPVGQVLGVPLAAFSAVDRGLTELWDGYVALQHVREENEALRKEIEELRGQNSQLREAAAATQRLAALLEFKRKGAPHTLAAQVIGRDATNWYRAVLLNKGEADGVRPEMGVITPAGVVGRVVKTTNSSSVVLLITDPNNAIPGLIQRTRDEGIVEGTAEGGARLKYIPLLSTVRAGDRVVTSGLTGGFPRGLMIGAVTSIEKEEGALFQSAEILPEVDVSKLEEVLVIMAPYGDNDASAEGLLPSRPAAKGTP, from the coding sequence ATGTGGATGGCCATTTTTCGTTCGACATACGGCACGAGACGGCTGGCCATCGTTCTGTTCGCCCTCCTGCTCTCCATTCTTTTTTTGCTCCCCGGCCAGATTCACATGCTGTTGCAATACCTCGGCGGACCGGTCGGGCAGGTGCTCGGCGTGCCGCTTGCGGCTTTTTCGGCGGTGGATCGGGGCCTTACCGAACTGTGGGACGGCTACGTGGCGTTGCAGCATGTGCGCGAGGAGAACGAGGCGCTGCGGAAAGAGATCGAGGAGTTGAGGGGGCAGAACAGTCAGCTTCGGGAAGCCGCGGCTGCGACGCAGCGCCTGGCTGCGTTGCTGGAATTCAAACGGAAGGGCGCGCCGCATACGCTGGCCGCCCAGGTAATCGGCCGCGATGCGACCAACTGGTATCGCGCGGTGTTGCTGAACAAGGGGGAGGCCGACGGCGTCAGGCCGGAGATGGGGGTGATCACGCCGGCCGGAGTGGTGGGGCGGGTGGTCAAGACGACGAACTCCTCCTCGGTCGTGCTGCTCATCACCGATCCGAACAACGCCATCCCCGGCCTTATTCAGCGCACCAGGGACGAAGGCATTGTGGAAGGCACCGCCGAAGGCGGCGCCAGACTGAAGTACATTCCGTTGCTCTCGACCGTGCGGGCCGGGGATCGCGTCGTGACGTCGGGGTTGACGGGGGGCTTTCCGCGCGGCCTCATGATCGGCGCCGTCACGAGCATTGAAAAAGAGGAAGGGGCGCTCTTCCAGTCCGCCGAGATTCTTCCCGAGGTGGATGTCTCGAAGCTGGAGGAAGTCTTGGTCATCATGGCACCGTACGGCGACAACGATGCGAGCGCGGAAGGCCTGCTGCCGTCTCGGCCCGCCGCAAAGGGAACACCATGA
- the queA gene encoding tRNA preQ1(34) S-adenosylmethionine ribosyltransferase-isomerase QueA: MLLSEFDFPFDSSLIASKPVEPRDQARLLIVDRGAGRFFHRRVLDLPSLLRSGDLVVVNDTKVMAARLSGRKQPGGRRVDVLFVKELGGGIWEVLLKGRFRPGDAIELASQARAVVVDRSESRTTVRVESPQPFQEVMREIGCMPLPPYIKRAPTDADRAWYQTVFAREEGAIAAPTAGLHFTERLLASLRDRGVTLACVTLHVGPATFKPVTVDRIEEHRMGAEWIEVSVETAELVRRMKAAGGRVVAVGTTVVRALESATDPNGNIRPFRGETELYIVPGYRFRAVDVLMTNFHLPRTTLLMLVSAFGGHERMRAAYQEAINERYRLYSYGDAMLIL; this comes from the coding sequence ATGTTGCTTTCCGAATTCGACTTCCCCTTCGATTCGAGTCTCATCGCGTCGAAACCCGTCGAACCTCGCGACCAGGCTCGCCTCCTGATTGTGGACCGAGGGGCCGGTCGTTTCTTCCATCGACGGGTCCTGGATCTGCCTTCCTTGCTGAGGTCCGGAGACCTCGTCGTCGTCAACGATACCAAAGTGATGGCGGCGCGTCTGAGCGGCCGCAAGCAACCGGGCGGCAGACGGGTGGACGTGCTGTTCGTCAAGGAGCTGGGAGGAGGCATCTGGGAGGTCCTGCTGAAGGGGAGATTTCGGCCGGGGGATGCGATCGAGTTGGCCTCACAGGCCCGCGCAGTCGTCGTGGATCGCAGCGAGTCTCGAACGACCGTGCGCGTCGAATCACCCCAGCCGTTTCAGGAAGTCATGCGGGAGATCGGGTGCATGCCTCTCCCCCCCTATATCAAGCGCGCGCCGACGGACGCGGACCGGGCTTGGTATCAGACCGTGTTCGCTCGTGAGGAGGGCGCCATTGCCGCGCCGACCGCCGGGCTGCATTTTACCGAGCGGCTGCTCGCGTCTCTTCGCGATCGCGGCGTGACGCTCGCGTGCGTCACCTTGCATGTCGGGCCGGCCACGTTCAAACCCGTGACCGTCGACCGTATTGAGGAACATCGCATGGGCGCCGAATGGATCGAGGTGTCGGTAGAAACGGCGGAATTGGTTCGCCGGATGAAAGCGGCCGGCGGTCGAGTGGTGGCGGTGGGGACCACCGTCGTGCGCGCGTTGGAATCGGCCACCGATCCGAACGGGAACATCCGGCCCTTTCGAGGCGAAACCGAGTTGTATATCGTCCCCGGCTATCGCTTCCGAGCCGTCGACGTCCTGATGACCAACTTTCATCTTCCTCGGACGACCCTGCTCATGCTGGTGTCCGCCTTCGGCGGACACGAACGCATGCGGGCCGCCTATCAGGAGGCGATCAATGAACGGTATCGGTTGTATAGCTACGGAGATGCGATGCTGATACTCTGA
- a CDS encoding RDD family protein, whose protein sequence is MAEEVAGVSPSNVGVYPKAHVLNRFIAKLIDLLIVAAADKVVPPVGFLAGLAYALVADGFAGGRSVGKRLIGLETIVPHTREAAGFKESIIRNLPFAAALLLFQIPYVGWVGSLAVVSFEALLVIGNDRGLRLGDEVAHTQVLDAGRLDLPE, encoded by the coding sequence TTGGCGGAGGAAGTCGCCGGGGTCAGTCCGTCGAATGTCGGTGTCTATCCCAAGGCGCACGTCCTCAACCGGTTCATTGCGAAGCTGATCGATCTTCTCATCGTCGCCGCTGCGGACAAGGTCGTTCCTCCGGTCGGTTTCCTCGCTGGGCTCGCCTATGCCTTGGTTGCCGATGGGTTCGCCGGCGGTCGTAGTGTCGGCAAGCGGTTGATCGGTCTCGAAACGATTGTCCCGCACACGCGTGAAGCGGCCGGCTTCAAGGAATCCATTATCCGCAACCTGCCCTTCGCCGCGGCTCTATTGCTGTTTCAGATCCCCTATGTGGGATGGGTGGGTTCGCTCGCCGTTGTGTCCTTCGAAGCGCTGCTCGTGATCGGCAACGACCGGGGACTTCGCCTCGGAGACGAAGTGGCCCATACCCAGGTGCTGGACGCCGGTCGGCTGGATCTGCCCGAATGA
- a CDS encoding SpoIID/LytB domain-containing protein, which translates to MKLVTAMLAGLCAWQWAGPPCGVPAAAADSVRVLLSQDAQRIDLRAGDRLTLLLSNGEQRAVRPPISFTAVGGSIALNGEKTPADGLVVRASSGHLALVIAAGPSSGLSVNANGVPPGSDMTTTLEVAGQVSVLRRGKGLMIVNELDLEEYVKGVVPSEVNAAWHPEVLKAQAVAARTYALYQRMVSAGRDYDLVAGTQDQVYRGRHGIDGRIEQAVEETRGLVVTYQQAPIYAAFSSTAAGLTEDALNVWSKDLPYLKGVECPFDVNSPYYRWRASFKLETLERNLRQQGIAVGTIVTLAPASYSRAGRVTKLRVLHSGGELYLRGEDLRRVIGYAAIPSTQFDLDVIGPDVVVSGYGAGHAVGLCQWGAKELAELGYSFATILGYYYPGTELQSASLVRPPSVPGP; encoded by the coding sequence ATGAAACTCGTGACAGCGATGTTGGCGGGATTGTGCGCCTGGCAGTGGGCGGGACCGCCGTGCGGCGTGCCGGCTGCCGCGGCGGACTCCGTCCGCGTGCTGCTCTCGCAGGACGCCCAGCGGATTGACCTGCGGGCCGGCGACCGCCTGACCCTCCTGCTCTCGAACGGAGAACAACGAGCGGTGCGGCCGCCGATTTCGTTCACGGCGGTCGGCGGCTCGATCGCGCTGAACGGAGAGAAAACGCCCGCCGATGGGCTCGTTGTCCGGGCGTCGAGCGGGCACCTTGCCCTCGTGATCGCCGCGGGGCCCTCGAGCGGACTGTCGGTCAACGCGAACGGCGTCCCACCTGGATCGGACATGACGACGACGCTGGAGGTCGCCGGGCAGGTGTCCGTGTTGCGCCGGGGCAAAGGGCTCATGATCGTCAACGAGCTGGATCTGGAAGAATATGTCAAAGGAGTCGTTCCTTCGGAAGTCAACGCGGCCTGGCATCCGGAGGTGCTGAAGGCGCAGGCGGTCGCTGCGCGCACGTACGCGCTCTACCAACGGATGGTGAGCGCCGGCCGTGATTATGATCTGGTCGCCGGCACCCAGGATCAGGTGTATCGGGGACGGCACGGCATCGATGGCCGGATCGAGCAGGCGGTCGAAGAGACGCGCGGGCTCGTCGTGACGTATCAGCAGGCGCCGATCTATGCGGCTTTTTCCTCCACCGCCGCGGGACTCACCGAGGATGCGCTCAACGTCTGGTCGAAGGATTTGCCTTATTTAAAAGGCGTGGAGTGTCCGTTCGACGTCAACTCGCCCTACTATCGGTGGCGGGCCTCGTTCAAGCTGGAAACCCTGGAGCGGAATCTCCGGCAACAGGGGATTGCGGTCGGCACGATCGTGACGCTGGCGCCCGCCTCCTACAGCCGGGCCGGTCGGGTGACGAAACTCCGGGTCCTGCACTCCGGGGGAGAACTGTATCTGCGCGGCGAGGACCTGCGCCGCGTCATCGGGTACGCGGCGATTCCCAGCACGCAGTTCGATCTGGACGTTATAGGCCCGGACGTGGTCGTGTCCGGGTATGGGGCAGGCCATGCCGTCGGGCTGTGCCAATGGGGCGCGAAGGAACTGGCCGAGCTCGGCTATTCCTTTGCGACGATCCTGGGCTATTACTATCCGGGGACTGAACTCCAGTCCGCTTCGTTGGTGAGGCCGCCATCCGTTCCCGGCCCGTGA
- a CDS encoding NHL repeat-containing protein — protein MLVSAKPGTIHTIAGTGEPDYFGDGTQATAACLNEPKSVAVDGRGHVYIADSENHIIRKVDLATGIITTVAGRREGPTSTAGDRRSLSPAHPSAADDDPLGTPDRSDPERFAQLADLSGTVRFVTGVASGKGRFAGDGGPATEALLNFPSAVAVDGQGNLYIADTMNHRIRRVDGMTGVITTVAGTGQPRFSGDGGPAVAAALNEPSAVVVDRKGRLYIADQSNHRVRVVDLETGIIRTIAGTGTAAYDGDGERGIHACLAGPSGLALGPEEELYVADTFNGRIRKIDPVTGLIGTVLGDGGQYRYQGETDAPSMSLSRPYGIAVDRQGNILVTDSDSHLIRRWDRGRSIVTRIAGTGVARFSGDGGPAEEACLNYPFGVAVDGWGTIFVADTFNHRIRAVVAKQA, from the coding sequence GTGTTGGTTTCAGCGAAACCGGGAACGATTCACACGATCGCCGGCACGGGCGAACCTGACTACTTCGGAGACGGGACGCAGGCGACGGCGGCGTGCCTCAACGAGCCCAAGAGCGTCGCGGTGGACGGGCGCGGGCATGTGTATATCGCCGATTCGGAGAACCACATCATCCGGAAAGTGGATCTCGCCACCGGCATCATCACGACCGTTGCGGGAAGGCGGGAGGGACCGACTTCCACCGCGGGTGATCGACGAAGTCTCTCTCCGGCGCATCCGTCCGCAGCCGACGACGATCCCTTGGGGACTCCGGATCGATCCGATCCCGAGCGGTTCGCGCAACTGGCGGATCTCAGCGGGACAGTGCGGTTTGTCACCGGCGTCGCGTCCGGCAAGGGGCGATTCGCGGGCGACGGCGGCCCGGCGACCGAGGCGCTCTTGAATTTCCCTTCGGCCGTCGCGGTGGATGGGCAAGGCAATCTCTACATCGCGGACACGATGAATCACCGGATTCGCCGTGTGGATGGGATGACCGGGGTGATCACCACCGTCGCCGGCACGGGACAACCTCGGTTCTCCGGCGACGGCGGGCCTGCCGTCGCCGCGGCGTTGAACGAACCCTCCGCCGTGGTCGTGGACCGCAAAGGGCGCTTGTACATCGCCGACCAAAGCAACCATCGGGTCCGCGTCGTCGATCTGGAAACGGGAATCATTCGAACCATCGCAGGCACGGGAACTGCCGCCTACGACGGAGACGGGGAAAGGGGGATTCACGCCTGCTTGGCGGGTCCGAGCGGGCTGGCCTTGGGTCCGGAAGAGGAACTCTATGTCGCCGATACCTTTAACGGGCGGATTCGAAAGATCGACCCGGTCACGGGTCTGATCGGCACCGTCCTCGGCGACGGCGGCCAGTATCGATATCAGGGTGAGACGGACGCGCCTTCGATGAGCCTGTCCCGTCCCTATGGCATTGCCGTCGATCGACAGGGTAACATTCTGGTGACCGATTCCGACAGCCACCTGATCCGAAGATGGGATCGGGGGAGAAGCATCGTGACGCGAATCGCCGGCACGGGAGTCGCCCGCTTTTCAGGAGACGGGGGGCCGGCTGAGGAGGCCTGCCTGAATTATCCCTTTGGGGTCGCTGTCGACGGCTGGGGGACGATCTTCGTCGCGGACACGTTCAACCACCGGATTCGTGCGGTTGTGGCAAAACAGGCGTGA
- a CDS encoding aspartate-semialdehyde dehydrogenase — protein MLTKKAAYRVAVVGATGAVGAEMIEVLEARKFPVESLLPLASARSAGGTVSFRGEEIPVNVLSKDSFEGVDIALFSAGSDVSREFAPLAAQAGAVVIDNSAAWRMEPDVPLVVPEVNRSDVFGHKGIIANPNCSTIQMVVALKPLHDCARIRRIVVTTFQSVSGTGKEAMDELIEETRDLLSFKEARPKVYPYQIAFNCLPHIDEFLPSGYTKEEVKLLNETRKIMGDPSIRVTATTVRVPVYVGHSEAVNIETERKLTANEARAILSTAPGVQLYDDPQRKIYPMPLDVAGKDEVYVGRIREDESIPNGLNLWVVADNLRKGAALNAVQIAECLIQ, from the coding sequence ATGCTGACGAAGAAAGCAGCGTATCGCGTGGCCGTGGTCGGGGCGACCGGCGCGGTCGGGGCCGAGATGATCGAGGTGCTGGAAGCGCGCAAGTTTCCGGTCGAGAGTCTCTTGCCCCTGGCCTCAGCCCGGTCGGCCGGCGGAACCGTGTCGTTCCGCGGCGAAGAGATTCCCGTCAACGTGCTGAGCAAGGACTCCTTCGAAGGCGTCGACATCGCGCTGTTCTCGGCCGGGAGTGACGTGAGCCGGGAGTTCGCCCCGCTCGCCGCACAAGCCGGCGCGGTGGTGATCGATAACAGCGCGGCCTGGCGGATGGAGCCGGACGTGCCTTTGGTGGTCCCGGAAGTCAATCGGTCCGATGTGTTCGGTCACAAGGGCATCATTGCCAATCCGAACTGCTCGACGATCCAAATGGTCGTCGCCCTGAAGCCGCTCCACGACTGCGCGCGGATCAGACGGATCGTGGTCACCACCTTCCAATCCGTGTCCGGCACGGGGAAGGAGGCGATGGACGAACTGATAGAGGAAACGCGAGACCTGCTCAGCTTCAAGGAAGCGCGTCCCAAGGTCTATCCCTATCAGATCGCGTTCAACTGCCTGCCGCACATCGACGAGTTCCTTCCTTCCGGGTACACGAAGGAAGAGGTGAAGCTGCTGAACGAGACGCGGAAGATCATGGGTGATCCGTCGATCCGGGTGACGGCGACGACCGTGCGCGTGCCGGTCTATGTCGGACATTCGGAGGCCGTCAACATCGAGACGGAGCGGAAGCTGACCGCCAACGAAGCGCGGGCGATTCTGTCCACCGCGCCGGGCGTGCAACTGTACGACGATCCGCAGCGGAAGATTTACCCTATGCCGCTGGATGTGGCCGGCAAGGACGAGGTCTACGTCGGCCGGATCCGCGAGGACGAATCGATCCCCAACGGCCTGAACCTCTGGGTGGTGGCCGATAATCTGAGAAAGGGCGCCGCGCTGAACGCGGTCCAGATCGCCGAATGTCTGATACAATAA
- a CDS encoding rod shape-determining protein, translated as MGLSGDVFGWFSNDLAIDLGTATTLVYVHGKGIVLNEPSVVAVEKKSEKVLAVGAEAKKMLGRTPGNITAIRPMKEGVIADFEMAEQMLKYFIRKAHNRSAFVRPRIIIGVPSRITQVEQRAVRDSAELAGAREVYLIEEPVAAAIGAGLPITEPSGNMVVDVGGGTTDIAVISLGGIVYSESVKVAGDRMDEAIMNYIKKKYNLLIGEHMAERIKVEIGSAYPFEERKTMMIKGRDLISGIPRTLVVDDAEIREALQEPIGTIVNAIKVALENTPPELAGDIIDRGIVLTGGGSLLKGMDTRFREETNLPIITVDDPLTSVVLGVGKILDELDLLRKVSVMSQCSSLR; from the coding sequence GTGGGACTCTCTGGCGATGTCTTCGGCTGGTTCTCGAACGATCTCGCGATCGACCTGGGCACTGCGACGACCCTGGTTTACGTGCATGGGAAGGGGATTGTACTGAACGAGCCCTCCGTCGTCGCCGTGGAGAAGAAGAGTGAAAAGGTCCTCGCAGTCGGGGCCGAAGCGAAAAAAATGCTCGGGCGCACCCCCGGCAACATCACCGCCATCCGACCCATGAAGGAAGGCGTGATTGCCGACTTCGAGATGGCCGAACAGATGCTCAAGTATTTCATCCGCAAGGCCCACAACCGGAGCGCCTTCGTCAGGCCGCGGATCATCATCGGCGTGCCGTCCCGCATCACTCAGGTGGAGCAGCGGGCCGTGAGGGATTCCGCCGAACTGGCCGGCGCGCGGGAAGTCTATTTGATCGAGGAGCCGGTCGCCGCCGCCATTGGAGCCGGTCTGCCCATCACCGAACCGTCGGGCAACATGGTCGTGGACGTCGGCGGCGGGACAACCGATATCGCCGTGATCTCGCTGGGCGGCATCGTGTACAGCGAGTCCGTGAAAGTGGCCGGCGACCGCATGGACGAAGCGATCATGAATTACATCAAGAAGAAGTACAACCTCCTCATCGGGGAGCATATGGCCGAGCGCATCAAAGTGGAAATCGGATCGGCCTATCCGTTCGAGGAGCGCAAGACGATGATGATCAAGGGGCGCGATCTGATTTCCGGCATCCCCCGCACGCTCGTGGTGGACGACGCCGAGATCAGGGAAGCCTTGCAGGAACCTATCGGGACGATCGTCAATGCCATCAAAGTCGCGCTGGAGAATACGCCTCCGGAGCTGGCCGGTGACATCATCGATCGCGGCATTGTGTTGACCGGAGGAGGGTCTCTGCTGAAGGGGATGGACACGCGGTTCCGGGAGGAAACCAATTTGCCCATCATCACCGTGGATGATCCGTTGACGTCCGTGGTGCTGGGCGTGGGAAAGATCCTCGACGAGCTCGATCTCCTTCGCAAGGTGTCCGTCATGTCGCAGTGCAGCAGCCTCCGGTAA
- the leuB gene encoding 3-isopropylmalate dehydrogenase translates to MRARIAVLAGDGVGREIVPEAVKVLKAVAERYGHTFEFVAGDIGGQAIDKVGVPLPQESLALAKHSDAVLLGAVGGPKWEGLEYSLRPERALLGLREQLGLFANLRPAKLYPMLADASTLKREVIEGIDLLVVRELTGGIYFGKPKGIEKIPGGERGVNTEVYTTEEIARIARIAFAAARKRRKKVTSVDKANVLESSELWRRVVTEVHQAYPDVELTHMYVDNCAMQLIRNPKQFDVLLCNNMFGDILSDEAAMLTGSIGMLPSASLGAHAGLYEPIHGSAPDIAGKNIANPIATIASAAMMLSYTFNLDKEAEAIEQAIVKTLDLGYRTKDIAGPGARIVGTAEMGDAIARNLV, encoded by the coding sequence TTGAGAGCGAGGATTGCGGTGTTGGCCGGCGACGGCGTCGGCCGGGAGATCGTGCCCGAAGCGGTCAAAGTGCTCAAAGCCGTCGCGGAACGGTACGGACATACGTTCGAATTCGTCGCCGGGGACATCGGCGGGCAGGCGATCGACAAAGTCGGCGTCCCGCTGCCGCAAGAGAGCCTGGCATTGGCGAAGCACAGCGATGCCGTGCTGCTCGGGGCGGTGGGCGGTCCCAAGTGGGAAGGGCTCGAGTACAGTCTCCGTCCGGAACGAGCGCTGTTGGGGCTGCGGGAGCAGCTCGGCCTGTTCGCCAATCTGCGTCCGGCAAAACTCTATCCGATGCTGGCCGACGCGTCGACGCTGAAGCGGGAGGTCATCGAGGGCATCGACCTGCTCGTTGTTCGGGAGTTGACCGGAGGGATTTATTTCGGCAAACCGAAAGGCATCGAAAAAATTCCCGGCGGCGAGCGGGGCGTCAACACCGAGGTCTATACGACGGAAGAGATCGCACGCATCGCCAGGATCGCGTTCGCCGCGGCGCGCAAACGGCGTAAGAAGGTCACGTCGGTGGACAAGGCGAACGTATTGGAGTCGTCCGAGTTGTGGCGGCGCGTGGTCACGGAGGTTCACCAAGCCTATCCGGATGTGGAGCTGACGCACATGTACGTCGACAACTGCGCCATGCAGTTGATCCGGAACCCGAAGCAGTTCGACGTGCTGCTCTGCAACAACATGTTCGGCGATATCCTGAGCGACGAGGCGGCCATGCTGACCGGCTCCATCGGCATGCTTCCGTCGGCCAGCCTCGGCGCCCATGCCGGCCTCTATGAGCCCATTCACGGCAGCGCGCCGGATATCGCCGGGAAGAACATCGCCAATCCCATCGCGACCATCGCGTCGGCGGCGATGATGCTCTCCTACACGTTCAATCTGGACAAGGAAGCGGAAGCGATCGAGCAGGCCATCGTCAAGACGCTGGATCTGGGCTATCGGACCAAGGACATCGCCGGTCCGGGGGCCAGGATCGTGGGAACGGCTGAAATGGGGGACGCGATTGCGCGCAATCTCGTGTAG
- a CDS encoding SurA N-terminal domain-containing protein, with protein sequence MIKLMRDAAHNYPWLLKSIMGILAVAFIITMGWWGFGESQGNIVASVGDLTITRDEYRRAYENTYRFYKDKVQGDFKEETLKQFVLEQLIENRLWLVAANEMGLAVTPEDLREDILQRPEFQRNGVFDPDLYRRLLAANRLTPSIFEAAQTKEILGEKARMIIRDAVALTPAEISEAQALVARQTAADAGKNPTATQRIYQDFLFQKQQRALMAYAEALKTRVPIKIHKELL encoded by the coding sequence ATGATCAAATTGATGCGAGACGCCGCCCACAATTATCCCTGGTTGCTGAAATCGATCATGGGCATCCTGGCGGTCGCATTCATCATCACGATGGGCTGGTGGGGATTCGGCGAGTCGCAGGGCAATATCGTCGCCTCGGTCGGCGATCTGACGATCACCCGCGACGAGTACCGGCGCGCCTATGAAAACACCTATCGCTTCTACAAGGACAAAGTGCAGGGCGACTTCAAAGAAGAGACGCTCAAGCAGTTCGTGCTGGAGCAATTGATCGAAAACCGGCTCTGGTTGGTCGCGGCGAACGAAATGGGGCTGGCCGTGACCCCCGAGGATTTACGGGAGGACATTCTGCAGCGTCCGGAGTTTCAGCGGAACGGCGTGTTCGATCCGGACCTCTACCGCCGGCTCCTGGCCGCGAACCGCTTGACGCCGTCGATTTTCGAAGCGGCGCAGACGAAAGAGATTCTCGGCGAGAAAGCCAGAATGATCATCAGGGACGCGGTCGCCCTGACGCCCGCGGAGATCTCGGAAGCCCAAGCCCTCGTCGCGCGGCAAACGGCTGCGGACGCGGGCAAGAATCCAACAGCCACCCAGCGTATTTACCAGGACTTTTTGTTTCAGAAACAGCAGCGCGCGCTGATGGCCTATGCCGAAGCGCTCAAGACCCGGGTTCCGATCAAGATTCACAAAGAACTGCTCTAA
- a CDS encoding DUF2905 domain-containing protein, with protein MPDWSPIGKLLIALGLGIALIGLLLTLLDKLPGLGETFGWFGKLPGDIAIRRDRFSFYFPIATSILLSVVLSLLLTLLSWLFRR; from the coding sequence ATGCCCGACTGGAGTCCGATAGGCAAGCTCTTGATCGCGCTGGGGCTGGGCATCGCGCTCATCGGCCTGTTGCTCACCCTGTTGGACAAGCTGCCCGGTTTAGGCGAAACGTTCGGTTGGTTCGGTAAGCTGCCCGGCGATATCGCGATCAGGCGCGACCGCTTCAGTTTCTACTTTCCGATTGCGACCAGCATTCTCCTCAGCGTCGTTTTGAGTCTGCTCTTGACTCTCCTCTCGTGGCTGTTCAGGCGATGA